In Papaver somniferum cultivar HN1 chromosome 1, ASM357369v1, whole genome shotgun sequence, a genomic segment contains:
- the LOC113303689 gene encoding uncharacterized protein LOC113303689, with translation MKEANTTPLVPHLARALIPQKCPIPAFECYDGSSDPASHLRYYNRMLARWDQDDAVLCRYFPLSLKGSPLSWFNNLPPNSIDSYDQLTEKFLGTYMYNKVVNAWMDKLFSLSIACRETTREYTDRWHKIFQAIGSVDLVVSINCYKWGLDRMSPLFVEIRGSVPTTEGDLRVIIKNHARLEEIQWENPRAQVQRSHRTHSVEKASGSKRSSTERPNKIGEDEETIVGVMTESSKTKFTRS, from the coding sequence atgaaagaagccaACACCACCCCATTGGTTCCACATCTGGCCAGAGCTCTCATTCCTCAGAAGTGCCCTATCCCAGCGTTTGAGTGTTACGATGGATCCAGTGATCCTGCGTCCCATCTTCGATATTACAATCGCATGCTGGCACGATGGGATCAAGATGACGCAGTCCTATGTAGATATTTCCCTTTAAGTTTGAAAGGATCGCCCCTATCCTGGTTCAATAACCTTCCACCcaactccatcgactcctacgatCAGCTTACTGAGAAGTTCTTAGGAACGtatatgtacaacaaggttgttaaCGCATGGATGGACAAGTTATTCTCATTGTCGATCGCCTGCAGAGAAACAACCAGGGAATATACtgacagatggcacaagattttccaGGCAATAGGGAGCGTAGATCTGGTGGTCAGCattaactgctacaagtggggattggaTAGGATGAGCCCGTTATTTGTCGAGATTCGTGGAAGTGTTCCCACGACCGAAGGAGACCTTCGAGTAATCATCAAAAACCACGCCAGGCTAGAAGAGATCCAATGGGAAAACCCCAGAGCCCAGGTTCAAAGATCTCATCGGACGCATTCAGTAGAGAAAGCTAGCGGGTCTAAAAGGAGCTCCACTGAGCGTCCTAACAAGATAGGAGAGGACGAAGAGACAATCGTCGGCGTGATGACCGAAAGTTCGAagaccaagtttacacgaagtTGA